A single window of Treponema denticola ATCC 35405 DNA harbors:
- a CDS encoding GNAT family N-acetyltransferase, translating to MPDWIKYRIPKKLLDNKNKNIKIEEFSESEHKDIIPQIYADAFCDKAWESDWYKIDLFNPASCFIAKYNEEYAGFIISFIKENSAYISVIAVLKKYQKCGIGISLINRVINYFKNQDLEIYLDVESKNKTAINWYNKRGFIQII from the coding sequence ATGCCGGACTGGATTAAATATCGAATACCTAAAAAACTTTTGGATAATAAAAATAAAAACATTAAAATCGAAGAATTTAGTGAGTCTGAACACAAAGATATTATTCCTCAAATATATGCCGATGCCTTTTGCGATAAGGCATGGGAAAGTGATTGGTATAAAATAGATCTTTTTAATCCCGCCTCTTGTTTTATTGCAAAATATAATGAAGAATATGCAGGTTTTATTATTTCTTTTATAAAAGAAAATTCGGCTTATATCAGTGTTATTGCGGTTCTAAAAAAATATCAAAAATGCGGAATCGGAATATCTCTTATAAATAGAGTTATAAACTATTTTAAAAATCAAGATTTGGAAATTTATCTTGATGTCGAATCAAAAAATAAAACGGCAATAAATTGGTACAACAAGCGCGGATTTATTCAAATTATTTAG
- a CDS encoding Rrf2 family transcriptional regulator — protein sequence MQIGTKFSVSIHILLCVEFFKDKCKVTSDFLAESVKTNPVVIRKLMSALKNAGLIEITQGTGGIALKKKAAQISFLDIFNAVESIKDGKLFKIHDTPPNECPVAQKINFLLDGYFLDAQTTLEKKLNSFTLQSILNKIKDIQIS from the coding sequence ATGCAAATAGGAACAAAATTCTCGGTTTCAATTCATATCCTACTCTGTGTTGAATTCTTTAAAGATAAGTGTAAGGTAACGAGCGATTTTCTTGCCGAAAGTGTAAAGACAAATCCCGTAGTTATACGTAAACTTATGAGTGCATTAAAAAATGCAGGCCTTATAGAAATTACTCAGGGAACAGGCGGTATTGCACTAAAAAAAAAGGCAGCTCAAATCAGCTTCCTCGATATCTTTAACGCAGTAGAATCAATAAAGGACGGAAAACTATTTAAAATACATGACACACCGCCGAATGAATGTCCTGTTGCACAAAAAATAAATTTCTTGCTTGACGGCTATTTTTTGGATGCTCAAACCACCCTCGAAAAAAAATTAAATTCATTTACATTGCAAAGTATTTTAAACAAGATTAAAGACATTCAAATATCTTAA
- a CDS encoding SDR family oxidoreductase has translation MKKIAIIGANGKQGHCLTNEAVMRGFDVTAIIRQPCAKNKKAKVLQKDLFDLKPEDLAGFDAVIDAFGAWTPETFDRHITSLRHLCDCVKNTKIRLLIVGGAGCLYTDKEHKTILLNAPNFPEEFRPLAQAETNAFLELKERKDVLWTYLSPPLDFKAEGKRTGKYKLAGKDLPFNSNGESTISYADYAIAMIDEVENGKFIQDNFSVVSL, from the coding sequence ATGAAAAAGATTGCAATTATTGGAGCAAATGGAAAACAAGGTCATTGTCTTACAAATGAAGCTGTAATGAGGGGCTTTGATGTAACTGCCATCATCCGACAGCCTTGTGCTAAAAACAAAAAGGCAAAGGTTCTACAAAAAGATTTATTTGATCTAAAACCTGAAGATTTGGCAGGTTTTGATGCGGTTATCGATGCCTTTGGAGCTTGGACACCTGAAACCTTTGACAGGCACATCACTTCGTTAAGGCATTTATGTGATTGCGTAAAAAATACCAAAATCCGGCTTTTAATAGTCGGAGGAGCGGGTTGCCTTTACACAGATAAGGAGCACAAAACAATCTTACTTAATGCGCCCAATTTCCCTGAAGAATTCCGTCCTCTAGCACAGGCAGAAACGAATGCATTTCTTGAACTAAAGGAAAGAAAAGATGTTTTGTGGACTTATTTATCACCGCCCTTAGATTTTAAAGCAGAAGGTAAACGTACCGGAAAATATAAACTTGCAGGTAAAGATCTTCCATTCAACTCGAATGGAGAGAGCACAATAAGCTATGCCGATTACGCCATCGCTATGATTGATGAAGTAGAAAATGGAAAATTCATTCAAGATAATTTTTCGGTTGTAAGTTTATAA
- a CDS encoding RtcB family protein, whose translation MQVIEGTYNKASVMIDSIDSETERQIKTFLNHKAFEGTNIAIMPDCHAGKGAVIGFTMNIDKYIIPNIVGVDIGCGILSARLNIKNPDLAELDNFIKKNIPHGKAVHRNIKIDNKEFEEEIIEESKKVHMDEDRALKSIGTLGGGNHFIELGKDSQGRLWLTVHSGSRNLGLQIAVFYQKKAQQLLDEQKLLTPEDRNLEYLFTESDEGKAYLRATYFAQKYAKENRKKMIELISQFLHAEIEETVESVHNFIGEDGIIRKGATSAGLNERLIIPFNMRDGFAFCVGKGNNDYNQSAPHGAGRIMSRSKAFNELSLKDFQREMKSAGIFTTTATKNTLDEAPSAYKNKNLILKHIKPTADVKDFVKPIYNFKAPN comes from the coding sequence ATGCAAGTAATTGAAGGAACATACAACAAAGCTAGTGTAATGATCGATTCAATCGATTCCGAAACCGAAAGACAAATTAAAACCTTTCTCAATCATAAGGCCTTTGAAGGCACAAATATAGCAATAATGCCGGACTGCCATGCAGGCAAAGGAGCCGTTATCGGTTTTACAATGAATATAGATAAATACATAATTCCAAACATTGTGGGAGTAGATATCGGCTGCGGGATTCTTTCGGCTCGGCTTAATATAAAAAATCCGGATCTTGCAGAACTGGACAACTTTATCAAAAAAAATATTCCTCATGGAAAAGCCGTTCATAGGAACATAAAAATAGACAATAAAGAATTTGAAGAAGAAATTATAGAAGAATCAAAAAAGGTTCATATGGATGAGGACAGAGCTTTAAAAAGTATAGGAACCTTAGGAGGCGGAAATCATTTTATAGAACTTGGAAAAGATTCTCAAGGAAGACTATGGCTCACGGTTCATTCGGGAAGCAGAAATCTAGGCCTTCAGATTGCCGTCTTTTATCAAAAAAAAGCACAGCAGCTTTTAGATGAACAAAAACTTCTCACACCTGAAGATAGAAATTTGGAATACTTATTTACAGAAAGTGATGAGGGAAAAGCTTACCTAAGAGCAACCTATTTTGCTCAAAAATATGCAAAAGAAAACCGAAAAAAAATGATAGAATTAATCTCGCAATTTTTACATGCAGAAATTGAAGAAACTGTAGAATCGGTTCACAACTTTATAGGAGAGGACGGCATCATCCGAAAAGGAGCAACTTCAGCCGGATTAAATGAAAGGCTTATTATTCCTTTTAACATGCGTGACGGATTTGCATTTTGTGTAGGAAAAGGGAATAATGACTACAACCAATCGGCACCTCATGGAGCGGGAAGAATTATGTCCCGCTCCAAAGCATTTAATGAACTTTCACTAAAAGACTTTCAGAGGGAAATGAAAAGTGCCGGAATATTTACAACAACTGCAACGAAAAACACCTTAGATGAAGCGCCCTCCGCCTATAAAAATAAAAATCTAATTCTAAAACACATTAAGCCGACTGCCGATGTAAAAGATTTTGTAAAACCTATATATAACTTCAAAGCACCTAATTAG
- a CDS encoding PH domain-containing protein, whose product MKTLEAIQAEIKALGDVDLFGTKKEVNCLPEIMKDSEHILYLTSGLMDGTTWLIVCTEERIILLDKGMFFGMKQTEMSLDKINSISYNKGLLLGSIEIWHGGARMIIENCTKESVKPFVDAVNNAIENRKTRSSEANVQKAVQNGSSTIDIADQLERLISMVEKGFLSQEEFETQKQKLLNS is encoded by the coding sequence ATGAAAACATTGGAAGCAATACAAGCAGAAATTAAAGCTCTAGGCGATGTTGATTTATTTGGAACAAAAAAAGAGGTAAACTGCTTACCGGAAATAATGAAGGATTCTGAACATATTCTTTATCTTACTTCCGGTTTGATGGATGGAACCACATGGCTGATTGTTTGCACAGAAGAAAGAATAATCCTTTTAGATAAAGGAATGTTCTTTGGTATGAAGCAAACTGAAATGTCTTTGGATAAAATCAATTCAATATCATATAATAAGGGTTTGTTGTTGGGTTCAATTGAAATTTGGCATGGTGGAGCAAGAATGATAATTGAAAACTGTACTAAAGAATCAGTAAAACCTTTTGTTGATGCTGTCAATAATGCAATAGAAAACAGAAAGACTAGATCATCGGAAGCGAATGTTCAAAAAGCTGTACAAAATGGATCATCAACTATTGATATTGCAGATCAGCTAGAACGGCTTATTAGTATGGTTGAAAAAGGATTTCTTTCACAAGAAGAATTTGAAACTCAAAAACAGAAATTGCTTAATAGTTAA
- a CDS encoding GNAT family N-acetyltransferase: MKTNHPTPANIEFKEITPDNWRIINSLSVKKEQKNFAASNVTILARAFVYRKENAKVFAVYHSDKPIGLIMQRDWIDGEKIVCIMDQFMIDKKSQGRGLGKAALQKWLSMIEAEKKYSCVQLCYVEGDIAAKRLYENFGFYEIDKDEDEIIMQKDL; the protein is encoded by the coding sequence ATGAAAACTAACCACCCTACTCCCGCTAATATTGAATTTAAAGAGATTACTCCCGATAATTGGAGAATAATCAATTCTCTTTCCGTAAAAAAAGAACAAAAAAATTTTGCAGCCTCAAATGTTACAATCCTTGCAAGAGCCTTTGTTTACAGAAAAGAAAATGCAAAAGTTTTTGCCGTATATCATTCGGATAAACCCATAGGTCTTATAATGCAGCGGGATTGGATTGACGGTGAAAAAATTGTCTGCATCATGGATCAATTTATGATAGATAAAAAAAGTCAAGGAAGAGGTTTAGGAAAAGCAGCTTTACAAAAATGGCTTTCAATGATAGAAGCCGAGAAAAAATATTCATGTGTTCAGCTTTGTTATGTTGAAGGAGATATAGCTGCAAAACGCCTCTATGAAAATTTCGGCTTTTATGAAATCGACAAAGACGAAGATGAGATTATAATGCAGAAGGATTTATAA
- a CDS encoding immunity 26/phosphotriesterase HocA family protein has translation MNKQFILTNEQRKYLGLNPIEDHWEVMDIKGTLYYFDGDVIKKEISASDSEGEAFYYRESELDIETAENRTIVLPKTAKGKPKKLNFTATQSFRGIGLYFSFGSRHVCIGNYTTQKTYYSERLEESKASALNSWIEKWIKETSKEDLADLENFKNEKREHQKYKEGDIFAFKIGRRQYGFGKILIDIVKLRKTPEFKKNKNYGLNNLMGTALIVKVYHKISDSINIDLDELEKNLSLPAQPLMDNNIYYGEYKIIGNRKVTYQDLNDAPISTSESINYQDRDIAYLQYGLIYKEMSLKEYALYEDEDWYHKNYRAELIGCFLEIDKLEECIKAKSNAPFYPAAGGSLNNPANKKDKNAIFKAFGLDGDLDYEGNLKLSHEN, from the coding sequence ATGAATAAACAATTTATTTTAACCAACGAGCAAAGAAAATATCTGGGTTTAAATCCGATTGAAGATCACTGGGAAGTAATGGATATAAAAGGAACCCTCTATTACTTTGACGGCGATGTCATCAAAAAAGAAATATCGGCATCGGATTCTGAAGGCGAGGCTTTTTACTATAGAGAAAGTGAACTTGATATTGAAACCGCCGAGAACAGAACCATTGTACTTCCTAAAACGGCAAAAGGAAAACCGAAAAAATTAAACTTTACGGCAACTCAATCATTTAGAGGAATAGGCTTATATTTTTCATTTGGAAGCAGACATGTTTGCATAGGAAACTACACCACACAAAAAACATATTATTCCGAAAGGTTGGAAGAAAGCAAGGCTTCCGCTCTCAATTCTTGGATTGAAAAATGGATAAAGGAAACATCGAAAGAAGATTTAGCCGATTTGGAAAATTTTAAAAATGAAAAAAGAGAGCATCAAAAATATAAGGAAGGGGATATCTTTGCTTTTAAAATAGGAAGACGGCAATACGGCTTCGGTAAAATTTTAATCGATATTGTTAAGTTAAGAAAAACACCCGAATTTAAAAAGAATAAAAACTACGGTCTTAACAATTTGATGGGAACGGCTTTAATTGTAAAGGTCTATCATAAAATAAGCGACAGCATCAACATTGATCTTGATGAATTGGAAAAAAACTTATCCCTCCCTGCACAGCCCCTTATGGATAACAATATCTATTACGGCGAATATAAAATTATCGGAAACAGAAAAGTTACATATCAAGACTTAAATGATGCTCCGATATCGACAAGCGAGAGTATAAATTATCAGGATAGAGATATTGCTTATCTTCAATACGGTTTGATATATAAAGAAATGTCTTTAAAAGAATATGCTCTATACGAGGATGAAGACTGGTATCATAAAAATTACAGAGCGGAATTAATAGGTTGTTTCTTGGAGATAGACAAATTGGAAGAATGTATAAAAGCAAAATCCAATGCTCCATTTTATCCCGCAGCCGGCGGCAGCTTAAATAATCCGGCAAACAAAAAAGATAAAAATGCAATTTTCAAGGCCTTCGGTTTGGACGGCGATCTTGATTATGAAGGAAACTTAAAGCTGTCACATGAAAACTAA
- a CDS encoding MATE family efflux transporter, whose amino-acid sequence MENEKQKEFILNGNLWKVIFDLSWPAVIAMILLGANNVLDGIFVGHFAEEGAFAGISVALPPIITIIGLGILIGSGAGTLLSIAIGAEDKNIQKKILGNVNFLTLIISVIVMTLGFLFSEQTLFLMGGRGNALIHGSKYYRTILWGTPIWIYAIALNNLIRSEGKMKTAAAIMGISLIVNGCANYTLMVIFNFGIKGAAIGTNIGMAVQAIISTLYFAKKNPDSPVSVFTIRIDGEIISKIISMGLASFIMQFMGTIQMLLVLNVLNHYGSQDDIAFYGIITRIFSFILQTIGGFMIALSPIIGINFGADKTERLISAFKRFVFAALILIAPLWILILIFPQTSVSLMMKNPHLSIHNISYFRIYMALLPVMPLVFFALAFFPAVNKGKISSILGILQQIVFYIPIMLILPIFIGIAGIYYGTFLIEILSAIPISILIIREFRLLRSGITKWQKN is encoded by the coding sequence ATGGAAAATGAAAAGCAAAAAGAATTTATTTTAAACGGAAACTTGTGGAAGGTTATTTTTGATCTTTCATGGCCTGCGGTTATTGCAATGATTTTACTGGGAGCAAACAATGTACTGGACGGAATCTTTGTCGGACATTTTGCCGAAGAAGGAGCTTTTGCGGGTATCTCGGTAGCCCTGCCTCCAATCATAACGATAATAGGTTTAGGTATTCTCATAGGCTCGGGGGCCGGGACTTTGTTAAGTATTGCAATCGGTGCGGAAGATAAAAATATTCAAAAAAAGATTTTAGGCAATGTCAATTTTTTGACACTTATAATAAGTGTAATCGTAATGACTTTAGGATTTCTTTTTTCGGAGCAAACTCTTTTTTTAATGGGCGGAAGAGGCAATGCCCTAATACATGGAAGCAAATACTACCGCACCATTTTATGGGGCACTCCGATTTGGATATATGCCATAGCTCTTAATAACCTCATCCGTTCCGAAGGAAAAATGAAAACCGCAGCGGCAATTATGGGGATAAGCCTTATTGTAAATGGGTGCGCAAATTATACACTCATGGTGATTTTTAATTTCGGCATAAAAGGTGCCGCCATAGGAACAAATATCGGTATGGCGGTACAAGCTATCATCAGTACCCTTTATTTTGCAAAAAAGAATCCTGATTCTCCGGTTTCAGTATTTACAATCAGAATAGACGGGGAAATTATATCTAAGATTATTTCGATGGGGTTGGCGAGTTTTATAATGCAGTTTATGGGAACTATCCAAATGCTTTTAGTTTTAAATGTATTAAACCACTACGGCTCACAGGACGACATTGCTTTTTACGGAATCATTACCCGCATCTTTTCATTTATACTACAGACGATAGGAGGCTTCATGATTGCCCTCTCTCCCATAATAGGAATAAATTTCGGAGCAGATAAAACGGAACGTCTTATTTCAGCCTTTAAGAGATTTGTATTTGCAGCCCTTATTTTGATAGCTCCATTATGGATTTTAATACTTATCTTCCCTCAAACATCGGTTTCCTTGATGATGAAAAATCCGCACTTAAGCATTCACAATATTTCCTATTTTAGGATTTACATGGCTCTCCTTCCGGTTATGCCCCTAGTCTTCTTTGCTCTAGCTTTTTTTCCTGCCGTCAACAAAGGAAAAATCAGCTCAATATTGGGGATTTTACAGCAAATCGTGTTTTACATTCCGATAATGTTGATCCTTCCTATATTTATCGGTATCGCAGGGATCTATTATGGTACATTCCTCATTGAAATATTGAGTGCAATACCCATATCTATTTTGATAATACGGGAATTCAGACTTTTGAGATCGGGCATAACAAAATGGCAAAAAAATTGA
- a CDS encoding ABC transporter transmembrane domain-containing protein: MFRFIIKRKVYFVLFFVLSGIDLFFTMKLQLWKGQLLDTALGKTAYSLYTLMLLCLGAMVFASLFSYLYSLVKSKLVVTAEADLRKTYFDALLKKTMGEYINIPEGKISADYTDKIDVISGQYFYVWTALTDNALIFSVTVITLLTINIQAAIVTVLLLMIPLIVPTVLKKILAKVSKEKMEAVEKHFSAVRTWLKGIDIIKVFSCEQYIIFRYDKINEFLRKKQMDAINVSCLEIGVSFFVSAIVNLLMTAYCAYYVYKGVFSIGEFYTIMGLIGILSRPMYWTANLLKTFFSSRPVRDAMIEFIDAKTETGEIGNLNGFNIDAVGLSFSYNEKKVLNNTDFTFKQNEKILILGESGSGKSTIMRLLLGMYAPDSGSLTIGGVAPKKIKNIADIISIQQQEAYIFKMNLVDNLFLDKDISEERVKDVLDSLGLNKYTQDKYLKETVIGETYGFSGGEKKRISIARAVLHKRPIMIFDEPLANIDDENIERVKKIIFGIKDSTVIIISHIADAETKKMFDRIYKFDTSERRLYEEVV, translated from the coding sequence TTGTTTAGGTTTATCATAAAACGAAAAGTATATTTTGTGCTTTTTTTTGTTTTAAGCGGAATCGATTTGTTTTTTACGATGAAGCTTCAACTATGGAAGGGGCAGCTTCTTGATACGGCCTTAGGGAAAACCGCTTATTCACTTTATACCTTAATGCTCTTGTGTTTAGGAGCGATGGTCTTTGCTTCTTTATTTTCTTATCTTTACAGTCTTGTAAAATCGAAACTTGTGGTAACTGCCGAGGCAGATTTACGGAAAACTTATTTTGATGCCCTTCTTAAAAAAACGATGGGAGAATATATCAACATCCCTGAAGGAAAAATAAGTGCCGATTATACGGATAAGATAGATGTTATAAGCGGTCAGTATTTTTATGTTTGGACGGCTTTGACCGACAATGCCTTGATATTCTCGGTAACGGTAATAACCCTTTTGACAATAAATATACAGGCGGCTATTGTTACCGTTCTCTTATTAATGATTCCTCTTATTGTTCCGACTGTTTTAAAAAAGATTTTGGCTAAGGTTTCAAAGGAAAAGATGGAAGCAGTCGAAAAACATTTTTCAGCCGTGAGAACTTGGTTAAAAGGAATTGATATTATAAAAGTTTTTTCTTGTGAGCAATATATAATTTTCAGATACGATAAGATAAACGAATTTTTAAGAAAAAAACAAATGGATGCCATAAATGTAAGTTGTCTTGAAATAGGGGTAAGTTTTTTTGTATCGGCTATCGTTAATTTGCTTATGACGGCTTATTGTGCATATTATGTTTATAAAGGTGTTTTTTCTATCGGAGAATTTTATACCATAATGGGCCTAATCGGGATTCTGTCCAGACCAATGTATTGGACAGCGAACTTATTAAAGACTTTTTTTTCTTCCCGTCCTGTCCGTGATGCAATGATTGAATTTATAGATGCTAAAACGGAAACAGGCGAAATAGGAAACTTAAACGGATTTAACATTGATGCTGTAGGCTTATCGTTTTCATATAATGAAAAGAAGGTTTTAAACAATACCGATTTTACATTTAAGCAAAACGAAAAAATTTTGATCCTAGGAGAATCGGGTTCAGGAAAGTCCACGATAATGCGGCTCCTTTTGGGAATGTATGCTCCGGATTCCGGTTCGCTTACAATAGGCGGAGTTGCTCCGAAAAAAATAAAAAATATTGCCGATATAATTTCGATTCAGCAGCAAGAAGCCTATATCTTTAAAATGAATCTCGTGGATAATTTGTTTTTAGATAAAGACATAAGCGAAGAAAGGGTAAAAGATGTTCTTGATTCCTTAGGTTTAAATAAGTACACGCAAGATAAATATTTAAAGGAAACCGTCATAGGGGAAACTTACGGTTTTTCAGGCGGAGAAAAAAAGCGCATAAGTATTGCAAGAGCTGTTTTGCATAAACGCCCGATAATGATATTCGATGAACCTCTTGCCAATATAGATGATGAAAATATTGAACGGGTAAAAAAAATAATTTTCGGTATAAAGGATTCTACCGTAATAATTATTTCGCACATTGCAGATGCAGAAACAAAAAAAATGTTTGATCGAATTTATAAATTTGATACAAGCGAAAGGAGATTATATGAAGAAGTTGTCTAA
- a CDS encoding ABC transporter transmembrane domain-containing protein, whose protein sequence is MKKLSNLEKSFIFFALLFLIFSATAVTAFSWLSGKIADAAVSKDIEKIIIFVSAYFVAILVRGGAHGLYSYFFGRFKTNRLKLLRQGLFHSWVKADYEEFYNIEEGKKISYYQQQLPSLDGIYYQSFYGMGQILMETVFASALFLYVNIKLAIAGLFFIFITSIIPQVFKKLLDKTQSESIKSVNEHMGEFSDWLKGFEVIKNYGSEGRFQNLLNKSVEKLAKKQFSVSAANDASQSLSFFASQLSIIAVAFYGVYMINKNELSIAEFMMANGLVVQLRSQVYYISMYVNRFIMSKVIFEGYKTLIVKEPEEKKIEADISSADISFNDVSYAYSELPVLQNVNKKFTDKGIHIIYGESGSGKSTAMKILLGLLKPKGGNIVLDGKNIHSIKNRSDLISFLAQEAVFFDDTLKNNLTLGEDIEEEKIFTLMEKLGLEKFANTEALNMDFTHIENKFSGGELKRLSFVRTLLRDTPVVIFDEPFANIDAQNIERVEDLILSLDDKKVFIVTHQLNERIKEKAASLWKIGA, encoded by the coding sequence ATGAAGAAGTTGTCTAATCTTGAAAAATCGTTTATATTTTTTGCTCTTCTATTTTTAATTTTTTCGGCAACCGCCGTTACGGCTTTTTCATGGCTAAGCGGAAAAATAGCCGATGCTGCCGTAAGCAAGGATATTGAAAAAATAATTATCTTTGTATCTGCATATTTTGTTGCAATACTGGTGAGGGGAGGAGCGCACGGGCTTTATTCTTATTTTTTCGGCAGGTTTAAAACAAACCGTTTGAAACTTTTACGGCAAGGTCTTTTTCATTCTTGGGTAAAAGCCGACTATGAAGAATTCTATAATATTGAAGAAGGAAAGAAAATTTCTTATTATCAACAACAGCTTCCTTCTCTCGACGGAATATACTATCAATCCTTCTATGGAATGGGGCAGATTCTTATGGAAACGGTTTTTGCTTCTGCCTTATTTTTATATGTTAATATAAAATTGGCTATTGCAGGGCTCTTTTTTATTTTTATTACTTCGATTATTCCTCAAGTTTTTAAAAAACTCTTGGATAAAACTCAATCCGAATCCATAAAAAGTGTAAATGAGCACATGGGAGAATTTTCCGATTGGTTAAAAGGCTTTGAGGTAATAAAAAATTACGGAAGCGAAGGCCGTTTTCAAAACCTCTTAAATAAATCGGTAGAAAAGCTGGCAAAAAAACAATTTTCGGTTTCAGCAGCAAATGATGCATCACAGAGTCTTTCATTTTTTGCATCTCAATTAAGCATAATCGCAGTTGCTTTTTACGGCGTTTATATGATTAATAAAAATGAATTAAGCATAGCGGAGTTTATGATGGCTAACGGCTTGGTTGTACAGCTAAGGTCTCAAGTTTATTATATCTCTATGTATGTGAACCGCTTTATTATGAGTAAGGTTATTTTTGAAGGTTATAAGACCTTGATAGTTAAGGAACCGGAAGAAAAAAAGATTGAAGCCGATATTTCTTCGGCCGATATATCGTTTAATGATGTAAGTTATGCTTACAGTGAGCTGCCTGTTCTTCAAAATGTAAATAAAAAATTTACCGACAAGGGTATACACATCATTTACGGAGAAAGCGGAAGCGGAAAATCTACGGCGATGAAAATTCTTTTAGGTCTATTAAAACCTAAAGGTGGAAACATAGTATTGGATGGAAAAAATATTCATTCCATAAAAAACAGGTCAGACCTCATTTCGTTTTTAGCCCAAGAAGCCGTTTTCTTTGATGATACCTTAAAAAACAATTTAACATTAGGCGAAGATATTGAAGAAGAAAAAATATTCACTTTAATGGAAAAATTAGGCTTGGAAAAATTCGCGAATACAGAAGCCTTAAATATGGACTTTACCCACATCGAAAACAAATTTTCAGGCGGTGAGTTAAAGCGTTTAAGCTTTGTGCGAACCCTCTTGAGGGATACGCCTGTAGTAATTTTCGACGAACCCTTTGCAAATATAGATGCTCAAAATATAGAAAGAGTCGAAGACCTTATTTTAAGTCTAGATGATAAAAAAGTTTTTATCGTAACCCATCAGCTTAACGAGAGGATCAAAGAAAAAGCCGCTTCCCTCTGGAAGATAGGAGCTTGA
- a CDS encoding winged helix-turn-helix transcriptional regulator produces MKTVEAIKNCEPVSAIQKILMEKEIPPRVEYSLSEMGKSFMKVLKVMQKWGEENLL; encoded by the coding sequence ATGAAAACGGTAGAAGCTATAAAAAATTGTGAACCGGTTTCCGCAATTCAAAAAATACTGATGGAAAAAGAGATTCCACCTCGGGTAGAGTACTCTCTATCCGAGATGGGAAAAAGCTTTATGAAGGTTTTAAAAGTTATGCAAAAATGGGGAGAAGAAAACCTTCTATGA